One Oryza glaberrima chromosome 11, OglaRS2, whole genome shotgun sequence genomic region harbors:
- the LOC127754340 gene encoding probable LRR receptor-like serine/threonine-protein kinase At3g47570, which produces MKGIFQNVTALSIGGNEGLCGGSRELHLLTCPVISLVSSKHKKSILLKILIPVACLVSLAMVISIFFTWRGKRKRESLSLPSFGTNFPNFSYNNLFKATEGFSSSNLIGKGRYSYVYVGKLFQDNIVAVKVFSLETRGAHKSFMAECNALRNVRHRNLLPILTACSSIDSEGNDFKALVYEFMSQGDLHKFLYTTRDDINLSNLNHITLAQRISIVVDVSDALEYLHHNNQWTIVHCDLKPSNILLDDDMIAHVGDFGLASYKTNSSMPSLGDSNSTSSLAIKGTIGYIAPECSHGGQVSTASDVYSFGVVLLEIFIRRRPTDDMFKDGLSIAKHAEINFPNRILEIVDPQLQLELDGQETPMAVKEKGLHYLHSVLNIGLCCTKMTPSERISMQEAAAKLHGIRDAYLRGN; this is translated from the exons ATGAAAGGAATATTCCAGAATGTGACAGCCTTGAGCATTGGTGGAAATGAGGGACTATGTGGTGGATCACGAGAGTTACACTTACTCACATGCCCTGTCATATCTTTGGTCTCATCTAAGCACAAGAAATCAATTTTACTAAAAATACTAATCCCAGTTGCCTGCTTGGTATCACTTGCTATGgtcatatctattttttttacttggagGGGGAAACGGAAGAGAGAATCCCTATCATTACCTTCATTTGGTACAAATTTCCCCAATTTTTCATATAATAACCTATTCAAAGCAACTGAGGGGTTCTCATCATCCAATTTAATCGGCAAAGGAAGATATAGTTATGTCTATGTAGGAAAACTATTTCAAGACAACATTGTTGCTGTTAAAGTCTTCAGTCTAGAGACAAGGGGAGCACACAAGAGCTTCATGGCAGAATGTAATGCCTTGAGAAATGTGCGGCATCGCAATCTACTTCCTATCCTCACTGCATGTTCTAGTATTGATTCTGAAGGCAATGATTTTAAAGCTTTAGTCTATGAGTTCATGTCACAAGGGGACTTGCATAAATTTCTATACACAACCAGAGATGATATAAACTTGTCAAATTTGAATCACATTACATTGGCTCAGAGAATAAGTATTGTGGTGGATGTATCAGACGCATTGGAGTATCTACACCACAACAATCAATGGACCATTGTTCATTGCGATCTGAAGCCTAGTAACATTCTTCTAGATGATGATATGATTGCTCATGTTGGAGATTTTGGCCTTGCAAGTTATAAAACCAATTCGTCAATGCCATCTCTAGgcgattcaaattcaacttcttcACTCGCAATAAAGGGAACCATTGGATATATTGCTCCAG AATGTTCACATGGTGGTCAAGTTTCAACTGCCTCGGATGTTTACAGCTTTGGAGTTGTTCTCTTGGAAATATTTATTCGGAGAAGGCCAACTGACGACATGTTTAAGGATGGATTGAGCATTGCAAAGCATGCGGAGATCAATTTCCCTAATAGGATACTAGAGATTGTTGATCCCCAACTTCAACTAGAGTTGGACGGCCAAGAAACTCCAATGGCAGTCAAGGAGAAAGGCCTACACTACTTGCACTCTGTATTAAACATTGGACTCTGTTGCACCAAGATGACACCGAGTGAACGCATCAGCATGCAGGAGGCAGCTGCCAAGCTGCATGGAATCAGAGATGCATATCTCAGGGGAAACTGA